A window from Ignavibacteriota bacterium encodes these proteins:
- a CDS encoding family 43 glycosylhydrolase, with translation MKTIVLDSLIMSDPFIFPDKNTQTYYLTSSGGNIYKSKDLKTWTGPFGAFDVTGTWMEGLNFVAAAEIHEVNGKYYYTATWTDRKELVSVVPRRYNVYRNQTQILVADKPDGPFKHINSDPNYDYLYHDWDVIDGTIWYEKGVPYFIFVHEWTQVVDGTMEYVKLSPDLSMRISEPVCLFRASEAPWALEMVANEEMTFGMKLPGWVTDGPQMFRTQTGKLGMLWSSWGEGRYLQGVAYSESGTIDGPWTQEEKPFVGNNSGHGMLFTTFEGKRLLAIHHVDGDGPRKPQLYEIDDSGDKLILGKRYYP, from the coding sequence ATTAAAACAATTGTTTTAGATTCATTGATAATGAGTGATCCATTTATTTTCCCAGATAAGAATACACAAACTTATTATCTAACAAGTAGTGGTGGCAATATTTATAAAAGTAAAGATTTAAAAACCTGGACTGGTCCATTTGGTGCATTTGATGTTACCGGCACATGGATGGAAGGACTCAATTTTGTTGCAGCTGCAGAAATTCACGAAGTTAATGGTAAATATTATTATACTGCAACATGGACTGATAGAAAGGAACTTGTCAGCGTAGTCCCACGTAGATACAATGTTTATAGGAATCAAACACAAATCTTAGTTGCAGATAAACCAGATGGTCCGTTTAAACATATAAATTCTGATCCGAATTATGATTATTTATATCATGACTGGGATGTTATTGATGGAACAATCTGGTATGAAAAAGGTGTTCCTTATTTCATTTTTGTTCATGAATGGACACAAGTTGTTGATGGTACGATGGAATATGTTAAACTTTCGCCCGATTTGAGTATGAGAATATCTGAGCCGGTATGTCTATTTCGTGCAAGTGAAGCTCCTTGGGCACTTGAGATGGTTGCAAATGAAGAAATGACTTTTGGTATGAAATTACCTGGGTGGGTAACAGATGGACCACAAATGTTTAGAACACAAACCGGAAAATTAGGAATGCTATGGTCAAGTTGGGGAGAAGGTAGATACTTACAAGGGGTTGCTTATTCTGAATCTGGTACAATTGATGGACCATGGACACAAGAAGAAAAACCTTTTGTAGGAAATAATTCTGGACATGGAATGTTGTTTACAACATTTGAAGGAAAAAGACTTCTTGCAATCCATCATGTTGATGGAGATGGGCCTCGTAAACCTCAACTTTATGAGATTGATGATTCAGGTGATAAACTTATTCTTGGAAAAAGATATTATCCTTAA
- a CDS encoding glycoside hydrolase family 3 C-terminal domain-containing protein, with translation MKKIFLIILTITVTLNLFGQSYPYQNPNLSSEERANDLISRLTIEEKAALMCDVSDAIPRLGIKKFNWWSEALHGLANNNDVTVFPQPIGMAASFNDELVYKIFNATSDETRAKYNESQQKGLENKRFLSLSVWTPNINIFRDPRWGRGQETYGEDPYLTSRMGVSVVKGLQGPDDAKYKKLLACAKHYAVHSGPEWSRHSLNLNNVDPRDLWETYLPAFKSLVQEADVRQVMCAYQRLDDEPCCANGRLLQDILRDEWGFKHLVVSDCGAIGDFYTTHKYSSDAVHAAAKGVLAGTDVECQWINHNYKRLPEAVKRGLIKEEEIDVRLMRVLKGRFDLGEMDKDELVPWTKIPISIVNNDEHKKLAFDMALQTMTLLQNKNNILPIKKSVEKIAVIGPNADDEVMLWGNYNGKPFRTITILDGIKTKLSENKIFYDKGCDLVEDKVTNSYFAKCSFEGKKGFKATYWNNKDFTGDIVTTDQLENPIKLTTAGQHEFASGVKLEGFSAKYETVFEATESEEIVFKCGATGSFELLVDDNRIRKYENWRTLPSRIPFKVESGRKYKIEIKFAQLNDWQANIEFNFGKEVDIDYNALISKLDGIETVIFVGGISTQLEGEEMPVSYPGFKGGDRTEIELPSVQRNYLKALKQAGKKVIYVNCSGSAIALVPETESCDAILQAWYGGESGGQAVADVLFGDYNPSGKLPITFYKNLQQLADFEDYSMQGRTYRYMSDHLFPFGFGLSYTTFSIGEAKLSKSTIKENESIEITIPVSNTGNMDGTEIVQVYIKKLKDVDGPLKTLKGFQRVFLTAGKKENAVISLPYNSFEFYDRYNDKMMVTPGEYEIFYGNSSDLKDLKKTMITINK, from the coding sequence ATGAAAAAAATATTTTTGATAATATTAACCATAACGGTTACTTTGAATTTGTTTGGGCAGTCATATCCATATCAAAATCCAAATTTAAGTTCAGAAGAAAGAGCGAATGACTTGATTTCTCGTTTAACTATTGAAGAAAAAGCGGCATTAATGTGTGACGTATCAGATGCAATTCCAAGATTAGGAATTAAGAAATTTAATTGGTGGAGTGAAGCTCTGCACGGTCTTGCAAATAATAATGATGTAACAGTTTTTCCACAACCAATTGGAATGGCAGCCTCATTCAACGACGAACTTGTATACAAAATATTTAACGCCACATCAGATGAAACCCGGGCGAAATATAATGAATCCCAACAGAAAGGTTTAGAAAACAAACGTTTCTTAAGTCTTTCTGTTTGGACACCTAATATTAATATTTTTCGTGACCCACGTTGGGGACGTGGACAAGAAACTTATGGTGAAGATCCATACTTAACTTCACGAATGGGAGTTTCGGTAGTTAAAGGTCTTCAAGGTCCAGATGATGCAAAGTATAAAAAACTTCTTGCTTGTGCAAAACATTATGCTGTTCATTCTGGCCCGGAGTGGAGCCGTCATTCACTAAATCTAAATAATGTTGATCCGCGGGATTTATGGGAAACATATCTTCCGGCATTTAAATCATTGGTACAAGAAGCTGATGTTCGACAAGTTATGTGTGCGTATCAGCGTTTGGATGATGAACCTTGTTGTGCAAATGGTCGTTTACTTCAAGACATTTTACGAGATGAGTGGGGATTTAAACATTTAGTTGTATCCGATTGCGGTGCAATTGGAGATTTTTATACTACTCATAAATATTCATCAGATGCAGTTCATGCCGCTGCCAAAGGTGTTTTGGCTGGAACTGATGTTGAATGTCAATGGATAAATCATAATTATAAAAGATTACCTGAAGCAGTTAAAAGAGGATTAATAAAAGAAGAGGAAATTGATGTTAGGTTGATGAGAGTTTTAAAAGGTCGTTTTGATTTAGGTGAAATGGATAAAGATGAATTGGTTCCATGGACAAAAATTCCCATATCAATCGTCAATAATGATGAGCACAAAAAACTCGCATTTGATATGGCACTTCAAACAATGACACTTCTTCAAAATAAAAATAATATTCTTCCTATTAAAAAATCTGTTGAAAAGATTGCTGTAATTGGTCCTAATGCCGATGACGAAGTTATGCTTTGGGGAAATTACAACGGAAAACCATTCAGAACAATTACAATTCTTGATGGAATTAAAACCAAACTTTCTGAAAATAAAATATTTTATGATAAAGGTTGTGATTTAGTTGAAGATAAAGTTACAAATAGTTATTTCGCAAAATGTTCTTTTGAAGGAAAAAAAGGATTCAAAGCTACTTACTGGAACAATAAAGATTTTACCGGAGATATTGTAACTACTGACCAATTAGAAAACCCAATAAAATTAACTACTGCCGGACAACATGAATTTGCTTCCGGAGTAAAGTTAGAAGGTTTTTCTGCAAAATATGAAACTGTATTTGAAGCGACTGAAAGTGAAGAAATTGTTTTCAAATGTGGAGCAACCGGTTCATTTGAACTTTTAGTTGATGATAATAGAATTAGAAAATATGAAAATTGGAGAACTCTTCCTTCAAGAATTCCATTTAAAGTTGAGAGCGGTAGAAAATATAAAATCGAAATTAAGTTTGCTCAATTAAATGACTGGCAAGCAAATATTGAATTTAATTTTGGGAAAGAAGTAGATATAGATTATAACGCACTCATTAGTAAATTAGATGGAATTGAGACTGTAATTTTTGTTGGAGGAATTTCAACACAATTGGAAGGCGAAGAAATGCCGGTTTCTTATCCGGGTTTTAAAGGCGGTGATCGTACTGAAATTGAACTTCCATCTGTTCAAAGAAATTATCTTAAGGCTCTTAAACAAGCTGGGAAGAAAGTAATTTATGTTAATTGCTCAGGATCAGCTATAGCATTAGTTCCCGAAACTGAAAGCTGCGATGCAATTCTTCAAGCGTGGTATGGTGGTGAATCTGGAGGACAAGCAGTTGCAGATGTTTTGTTTGGTGATTATAATCCATCCGGAAAATTACCAATAACATTTTATAAAAATTTGCAACAACTTGCTGATTTTGAAGACTATTCAATGCAAGGCAGAACATATAGATATATGTCTGATCACCTTTTCCCATTTGGCTTTGGTTTAAGTTACACAACTTTTTCAATTGGTGAAGCAAAACTGAGTAAATCCACGATTAAGGAAAATGAATCAATAGAAATTACAATTCCTGTTTCAAATACTGGTAATATGGATGGAACGGAAATAGTTCAAGTTTATATTAAAAAATTAAAGGATGTTGATGGACCACTTAAAACATTAAAGGGATTTCAAAGAGTTTTTTTAACTGCCGGAAAGAAAGAGAATGCTGTTATTAGTTTGCCGTATAATTCATTTGAATTTTACGATAGATACAACGATAAAATGATGGTAACACCTGGTGAGTATGAAATATTTTACGGAAATAGTTCAGATTTAAAAGATTTGAAAAAAACAATGATTACCATAAATAAATAA